One Elusimicrobiota bacterium genomic window, ACGCCACAGACGCAACGGCTTCGCCGCCATCAATTGTTTTAAATCGCGCTTGGGACATAGAAAACCTCGGGAGATGGAATCTCGTTCGTGCAACGTCGAATCCCGTGCATTAAAGAAAGGGGCAACGAACGGAAAAGAAACCACTTACTTTCCCGACGATCATATGAAAAGTGAAGAGGATTGACATCCCCCCACGCCAAAAAAATGCTAAAAAAAAACATGCCCGAAACAGACCTCTCCCCCATAGTACCTCTCCAGGCCACCTGGGTTAAGCTCCATTACGAGATGAAGGCGATAGTCCCAGGGACAGAGCTCTTGACACGTCTTTGGTCTGGGTCAGTGGAAAACGCGGTTCTTGTTCGAGGTCACCGTGGCGAAGTTTTTGTCAAACTCCGAAGCGCTCAGCGCCTCTCCTACGGAAAACCGGCGGGAGTGGAATTGAAATTGAAAGTGGTCTCCTACAAGAGGAGCGAAGGAGAGGATTAGGGTTACGTTTTCATTCGGAAATGATTGGAATTCATCACATTAAAATAGGTAAGCTCTGAGTCATTGTTTTCTTTCATTAGAGCCCGCTGTCCTTCTGAAAAGGGAGTGACTGGGGCCTTCCATAACGGATAAAGGTGTTCTTCTTCCAAACGAACCCGTTTTTCAAGCAACGCAAACACGCGCTGCGTGTCTTCCGCAAACAGTGGAAAACTCCCATGAATGGCCTTGTCGGATTTCCAGGCTTCCCGATAGTTTCCAAAGGCTCTCCGCAAATGACCCATTTCAACATAAAAGCGCTCGGCGGTGGTTCGAACTTTTTCGTCCGTTGAGATTAGAGCAGCGGGATAAAACTCCCGGTCCTCCACCGATAAATGAAGCCCCAGAGAGGCGGCAAGAACATCCAATCTTTGCCCAATATCCGCCGCCAGAGTCTTCGTGGAAACCAATCCCAGGAGTGCTCGAATATCCTGAATTTGATCCAACATTTCCGTGTGTTGTTGCGACAACTCTTTTATCTCCACGGATTTATTCCCCCCCACACGAACTGATCTCATAGGTATTATCGGATTTTTATCAAATTTCTTTATACAAACAGACGATTTGCGGCTATAATGCCCCTACCGCTATGAACTCTCCTGGAATTTCCCTTTGTTAAAAAATGCGATTTACCTGATCAGCGAAACTCGCCCGGGAAATCTGGTTAATTCCCGGGCTGAAGTGTGCTTCGTTGGACGTTCAAATGTGGGCAAAAGCACCCTGTTAAACGCGCTCTGCGGAAAGGGGATCGCACGCGTTTCATCCACACCGGGACGGACCCGGATGATCAACGTTTTTTCTGTTGGTGAGGACCGATGGCTGGTGGACTTACCGGGCTATGGGTATGCCGAAGTTCCTAAAGGGGAACGGAGAAATTGGGGGGCCATGGTGGAAGGGTACCTTGTCGAACGACCGAACCTGCGCATGGTGTTTACACTCATTGACGCGAAAGTCGGCCCTACCCCCCTGGACGTCCAAATGCATGAGTGGCTCGTTTCTAAGGGACTACCGTGGCGCGTCGTGGCGACAAAGATCGACCAAGTCAAAAAATCCATCGCTGGAAACCAACGGCGTCTTGTGGCAAAAACATTTGGCCTTCTACCAGAAGGCATCGCCTGGGTCAGCGCGGCCAAAGGACTAGGGATTAAAGAACTCAAGGCCGAAGTGACCGGCCTCCTCCTTAAACCTTCGGTTTAGGAAGTTCTTCCTTGGGTGGGACCGGGGTTTGAATGGACCCTAAATAGCCGGGAAGGTCCACCCCCGCCATGGCCGCAACCTCGTGCAACGGGGGAAGCGTTCGGACCAACCCGCTCATGAAGTTTGCAGTGGACGATCCCTTCTCCCCCCCCGAATCCCAAACGGTAATTTTGTCGATCTTAATGTTCTTAATCACTTCGGTCTGCAATCGGACAATATCTTCCAATTTTTCCACCAAAAGCAACGTGGCCGCGTCTTTCGGACTGTTTTGAGCGCTTCCCACCAAAGCCTTATACCCATCCGCCTTCGACATCAAAACCTTCTGAATACCGGTGGCCTCGGCGGTCTTCACCGAAACGATGGCGTCGGCTTCTCCCCGAGCGGTGCGCCGGTTTTTCTCGGCAGCGGCTTCCGCATCAATTTCGACCTTACGTTTTTCAATTTCTCGAGGAACCACCTCTTCCGCTTCCAAACGACGGGTTTCGGCCAGCGCTTTGGCTTTTTGAATTTCAGCCATTGAATTTTGTTTTGCCACCTCCCCGCGTCGGCTCGCGTCGGCTTCTTTTTCAGCCAGATCCGCGTTCACTGTAGCGATATTGGCTTTGGCGGTATTTTCCCCCTCCACAGCCTTCGCGTTAAAAGACGCCACCTGAATCCGTCGTTCCCGCTGGGCGTCGGCTTCACCAATGGCGCCTTTCTTTTCTTGTTCAGCCACATCAATTTTGGCTTGATTGACTGCGGTGGAAGCGGCCTTTTTCCCAATGCTTTCAATGTAACCCGATTCGTCCGTAATATCCGTAATGTTAACGTTGATCAAGGTCAACCCGATTTTGCCCAGCTCCATGTCAATGTTTTTTCGAACCGCTTCCATAAAACGTTCCCGGTCTTGGTTGATTTGTTCAATGGTTAAAGACGCTACGGTCAAACGGAGTTGTCCAAAAATAATTTCCTGCGCCATGGTTTCAATTTCTTGACGCTCCATATTCAATAGGCGGACAGCGGCGTTGGTCATGGATTCCGGGGTCGTGTCAATGGCGACGGTGAAAGTACTGGGCACGTTCACCCGGATGTTCTGCATCGAAAGAGCGTTCTTCAAAGGAATATTGATGGTCATCGGGGTTAAGGTCAGGTAGGTGTAATCCTGAATAAGCGGCCAGACCAAGGCCCCGCCCCCATGAATACAACGCACCGAACGTCCCACACCCACTTTTCCGTAAACCGCCAAGATCATATTGGAGGGGCAACGACGATAACGGCTCGCCAAAAAGAGCATGGTGATAAAGAGGAAGGAGGCCAAGAGGGCTCCCCCGACAACAGCAAAATTTATTTCAAGTGTTTGAAGAAGATACATATCATCCTCCTACGGCAATTTTTTAACGGACACGGTCGATCCATCCACCACCCGAACCACGGTCACATTCACGAAAGAATCCAGATCCACGCGATCTTCAGAAACCGCGGACACAAAGCGTGTGCTGTTGTTGAGAACCAACCGCACCTGTCCACGCCCTTCGGACGGGATCCGCGTATAAACAGAGCCGGTCAGTCCAATCGTTTTCTGAACAGAGAACACATCCCCCGAACTGTTGAGGCGCCCCATTAGTTTAAAGAGGGATGCCGTGATAAACATGGCCACCACACCCGCGGCCAAGGAAATAAAAAAAGACGCTGTGGTGC contains:
- the ysxC gene encoding ribosome biogenesis GTP-binding protein YsxC; the protein is MLKNAIYLISETRPGNLVNSRAEVCFVGRSNVGKSTLLNALCGKGIARVSSTPGRTRMINVFSVGEDRWLVDLPGYGYAEVPKGERRNWGAMVEGYLVERPNLRMVFTLIDAKVGPTPLDVQMHEWLVSKGLPWRVVATKIDQVKKSIAGNQRRLVAKTFGLLPEGIAWVSAAKGLGIKELKAEVTGLLLKPSV
- a CDS encoding hemerythrin domain-containing protein encodes the protein MRSVRVGGNKSVEIKELSQQHTEMLDQIQDIRALLGLVSTKTLAADIGQRLDVLAASLGLHLSVEDREFYPAALISTDEKVRTTAERFYVEMGHLRRAFGNYREAWKSDKAIHGSFPLFAEDTQRVFALLEKRVRLEEEHLYPLWKAPVTPFSEGQRALMKENNDSELTYFNVMNSNHFRMKT
- a CDS encoding flotillin family protein, whose translation is MYLLQTLEINFAVVGGALLASFLFITMLFLASRYRRCPSNMILAVYGKVGVGRSVRCIHGGGALVWPLIQDYTYLTLTPMTINIPLKNALSMQNIRVNVPSTFTVAIDTTPESMTNAAVRLLNMERQEIETMAQEIIFGQLRLTVASLTIEQINQDRERFMEAVRKNIDMELGKIGLTLINVNITDITDESGYIESIGKKAASTAVNQAKIDVAEQEKKGAIGEADAQRERRIQVASFNAKAVEGENTAKANIATVNADLAEKEADASRRGEVAKQNSMAEIQKAKALAETRRLEAEEVVPREIEKRKVEIDAEAAAEKNRRTARGEADAIVSVKTAEATGIQKVLMSKADGYKALVGSAQNSPKDAATLLLVEKLEDIVRLQTEVIKNIKIDKITVWDSGGEKGSSTANFMSGLVRTLPPLHEVAAMAGVDLPGYLGSIQTPVPPKEELPKPKV